Below is a genomic region from Raphanus sativus cultivar WK10039 chromosome 4, ASM80110v3, whole genome shotgun sequence.
GGAAGGCCCCTGAACACAAACTAAAAGAGCATAAAAATCAAGACGCCAAAGTGGCATTGAAATACTAGAAACGAGAACAGTTATTCCAAACAAAATGGCTGGAGTCTACTGCAAGGGTGCCTCATGGGTCACTGGTCTTCTCCCAATGCTTCCTCCTGCAACTCCGAAGAGAGCCAGACGGGGCCAGCGCGAGCAATTTACGAGGAGTCATATATAAGTTTTCTCAAGCTGAGGATTGTTATAGTTTTATTAGCCTTTTGGGTTATTTTTGTATTTCACTGAATTTGGGATATACTTTTGTAttcaaaatcaagttttgagtTATTTTGGAAAATCCCCcttaattttaactataaatttaaatcttacttttagttataataaaatttgttaataataaCCTTACTTAAAATTCTAGATATTTCTAAAACTAAtgcattaaaataataaatgaactaaatatgaaaattatattagatttgtaaattgacatatttttgaaagtactttatttaaataactaaaacaaatataatcatcatttaaaaatactaaaatatcaataaccatttaaaataattaaaatatttaaattatgtaatatttttctaCCAAAAAATATAGTTGTTAACATATGTCAAACATtatatctacaaaattataCAATTTATAAGCTAAAAAGTTATATGTACTGATGTGTGGATCAATATCCAGTCActattataataaaacaaaaacaagggATAGGGGTGGGCACGGAGCAGATATCCAGAATTTTAAAGATATCCGTGACCGATTTGCCCCGTACGAATAATCGATTTTTTGATTCTATTCGATCTGTGATGATTCAGATATTTGGTGTtatggatatccgaaaaaatcaatatattttaccAGATATCTGATCCGTCGATCCgataaaagataatataattttaatttttcaaatatactaaaataaaaggacaaaattaatataaaataataatatttcattacaaattatttttaaaacagatacttttaaaaatttaatgaccaaataattaatttaatggataaaataactcaaaaatctatatagagatattaaattatatacaattttatatatacatgtatatgcaTATGTACATTACGGATCAgatcagatatttgtttttttaaataagtatttttagtttattcCTTATTTGacggatattaaattttaatattttctttgattcTTAAAGTTACGGATATCTGGATCTTTTAGATCAAATCAAAATGAataacggatcgaatcaaaTTTTACAGATATTTTGTCCACCCTAACAGTGGACAGACTATTGTGAATTAAGCACTACCCTTTAGTTATCTAGTAAATGAATATGTCAATTATTTACGCCTTCAGCAATAACAAAGCATTAAACTAGTAGACCATCTATTTGATAAATTAGATTTCCTCGTGGAATATATGTCATAGTGATAGAATGGTATCCGTTCCACAACCGTTAGATGATAGAAGTAAAAtgtcctttttcttcttcttttgaaacACGATAAAAgtagggcttattgcaaaagtgactcaaaacttgaattcaaacagaaaactaaccttttcttttgactcattttttttttgagtttttaaccccacatctgcattttatctacgaaaatgccattaacccttttttttttgtttttcgaaaatggcttctttactgtctcaacctcattttcttcaagtatttacaatattgccactgccgtgaatagtgggaacaaccttgtacgaactgtttggagcttttaatgccctttaatgcatgtaaatctctttacactctctctgtttcaattgttatgaactaaaaacaacatttctttcactttctctccatattcatccaaaaaactgaagcttttgattcaaaatatggtcgatggttgacagagccatatttctttcgttttgacttacggttgctttcgtttgaggttctgggtggttggagaagaccctgtgtgcaaacgaagtcatctcacctagtttaaggtacgaatttgaatttttttcaaaatctgttcgcgtagaagacttacaagtaagtcatctgtatgtagaagacttactgatgagtcttctggtcaaacggacgacttaacctaagtcgtccagctttgtttgttgaaaaaaaacagtccagacgacttatatataagtcgtctacgagaaacaggctagttttgcatttgaccgaatagtgtcagatctttgactatttctggacgacttataattcagtcgtctctcggaaagttaaaatttcaatattttattaaactagacgacttacgtgtaagtcgtcttaggttagttttgtagttgaaaaataaaacttcataatttaacttttaccagacgacataatataaagtcgtcccgtcagaagacttaatttaaagtcgtccggggaaagcaaagtcgtccagaatttttcccaattaagtcgtccaaaccttgcttatcccgaatgaccttaaattaagtcgtctagctggacgacttttagttaagtcgtctggagaaagttaaatttgaagttttatttttcaattacaaaactaacctaggacgacttacgtgtaagtcgtctagtttgaataaaatattgaaatttttactttccagagacgactgaattataagtcgtccagaaatagtcaaagatctgacacgattcggtcaaatgcaaaactagcccgtttttcgtagacgacttatatataagtcgtctgaaattttttttttaacaaacaaagccggacgacttagaattaagtcgtcccttttaattttcaattgcaaaagcgacctctttagacgacttacctttaagtcttctggacgacttaaatctaagtcgtctgcgataatgtttattgaacttcttcattttctctatgtttactaatgtgttttattttgaatatttgcagatgatttttaagttacatgcagtgtatggagagatggttgttgagagatttccgttgggattttgtggttgatgatctcaaaggagcaagattgttttattgaatgaagattcaacacatgctgaacttgttgcaatggctcaagaagattataacctggacatgagatcagtgactgtggagattagctactcattaccagcagaaatgatgatgactccaggcagtcctcccattcatgttacaagtgatagacaagttcgaaacttgctcgagatactcaaaacgcatagagtatgtctttgtgtatcaagccgcagcaaggtggaaacggttttcagagaaaaagagaagaagctggtgaatgggaaaaagatgttggtgataatgatgaagctggtgaatgggaagaagatgtggtgataatgatgaggctgatgaatgttttgaagatgttggtgataatgagtctgttgaagatgaaaatcaagatggggaggaggaaaatggggaggaggaaaatggggaggaggatgctgataacactattgttggtgaaacggatcagaatggtggggattacagtctttatggaaaggttctagatgaggacgaggaagatgatgataatatttgttttgaagaaattgaaaagacatatgctaagacaaatgctattgaaggaggaaaatcggattgtaccagcatctatgtcaaccagagttttgttagcaaggatgcactgctttcagagctgcggttgacagcagtgaggggtaggttttctttcagaatatacaaatcaacaaaactctccttgtggcaatatgtcgggttagcggttgtggatggaagatcagagcgagtgtgaaacatgggacaaacacgttttgggtaacaaagtataacttggaaaaacatttatgctcaattggagaccgaatcgctcggcggagacactgtactccaaagtatgttggtagtcttttcattgatcgtgttgggatcattgatgggataactccacagcatatcactgatgcaatgaagaacatgtttggcatgacgcttgattacaccacttcatacagagcactgttatatgcacaaaaatggtgagaggatcagcagaagaagggtattcgcgtctgccttcatatctcgagcaaatctccattgcaaatcctgattctatcacggctatagaacttgattctaagaaaatttaagtatctatttctctcttttggagcttctatcaaaggttttaagtatcagagaagggtcattgtggtggatggaactcacctaagtggaaagtatggaggtgttatgttagttgcagccgcacaagatgacaattttcagatattcccattggcttttgggatcgtagatgctgaagatgaaccttcttgggaatggtttttcacaaaaattggctagttgtatatctcatgacaagcctctggtgatagtctctgaccggcacgcggccattaaaagtgcgtgtgagaaggtgtttccttgggcaacccgaggaatatgttattatcaccttcaagataacattgtcaaaaagtttaaagggaaacatctcatgtacttggtgaaaggggctgcttatgcgcacacggtttacgattttaaccggtacatggctgagatacggagtgcaaacccggaacttgcaacgtatttggagaaggccgacgccaagctatggtcaagggtttattgtaaggggaacaggttcaacataaaaacaagcaacatcgctgaatctattaattccgcactgaagcgagcaagaggatttccgattccgttcctactggagttcataaggcagaagttaggaaaatggtattggaaaaggagacaagatgctttgagtctcccaactgtacatagtcggggtgttgaatacttgcttgctgttcgatcagagatagcggatacgatgacggtcgaaccaattgatggatggcgtttctttgtcaaaggtggcaaaatggactgtgtggttgatttggaacatgtaaagtgtgattgtggtgtctatagagtggagaaaataccttgctctcatgctatagcagctggaacacatgctggtgtgcatatcgacacacttgtatgtccactttactcaaagaatcatctgtatgcaggatactcagagaatatatatcttatcgtgtcacaacatattgaggaacgagaatgctttcctccaaacgtaaagcgtggtccggggagacagaagaaatcaagatggcaatcttggttggagctatctaggatgagaggacacaaacccaggaagaaacacagggcacggagatgctcaaactgcaaggaaactggccatacgaaaccacaatgtacacaaccagttgactagttgtccagacgacctaaatttaagtcgtccagtcttgattacccgtccagacgactaatttctaagtcgtccagtgtttcgtctaccttctacgaagtcgtccagtgtattagactaccttctactatcccttcaagtgtatttttttttagacgaccttttacgaagtcgtccagtgtatttaagtcgtccagtgtattagactaccttctactatcccttcaagtgtatttattttagactaccttattgtaagtcgtccaaacttccagacgacttatttgtaagtcgtccagctggaaaaccttccagacgacttatttgtaagtcgtccagctggaaaaccttccagacgacttatttgtaagtcgtccagctggaaaaccttccagacgacttatttgtaagtcgtccagatggaaaaccttccagacgacttatttgtaagttagaaaatctatacaagttagaaaatctatacaagttagaaaatcaaataaatcatacatgcccacaaacatacaaataaatttgtgtaaacaaatagttcaaatatacaaatagatttgtgtatacaaatagttcaaatatacaaattgatttgtgtatctatacaagttaaaaaatctatacaagttaaaaaatctatacaagttaaaaaatctatacaagacatacaaattgatttgtgtatctaatcatacatgcccacaaacataccaccatcctcattatctttcagatgctgatcaacaagctccgtccatataaccaaagccatattatccctcatagtcttcgcattggacctagcaaagtctttagggctaaaggggaccccaagagcatgacattcaatgtactttgcagcgtacacgccacaataaccattgttggccgtgggtacatctttcagcagtctctcatatgtgtatcgctccaacccatgcatctggtctccgcactccacaatcagataagggaccatctcgagaaaaggctccattatctcatcccatctttctggtatggtagttgaaggtatgctgtcccagacgactatgtgcctcttagggatcgatatccaaatagccacccaatgtttgttgtccaagttcagtggcgcatagatatcatcaatgtcctccccccacttcttgtttgattggcaaaatgaaggcattgatccgtcatacaaactcgccgccccactaggtagcatttttcctaaaccattgtgatcagacgacgatgctttgaagaccagatactgttctctccaagactgggtaaagttgtgatccaggaagcacattcgctcgctccggaaacattgtgggttctccttatacctctgcctcagcacattcatccaagcatctatatgctgcatataaaataatacaagttagaaccttccagacgacttatatatttacaaatctatataaagacaagttaccagacgacttatttgtaagtcgtccagctggaaaaccttccagacgactcatatatttacaaatctatacaaagacaagttaccagacgacttaaagataagcagaagacttactacgtcttccagccatgctttggatgtccggagtttttgataccaccaagttggtgatgtacgtggtttgtcctcttccttagtgaaataatcactgcaaacaaaaaagcaatcagttttggtagactaaatcaagctattatgggtaaagcaatcacttacggatcagttttcaaccaatcagcgagctccttcatcttaggtctgtttagtgtgggaaatggattatactttcccactctaaggagtttccttctctctgccgtataaggagatatctgcgtgggagcaggtttcttcgttcgttcactccttgcacgcacagaagcagtgggagctgtttggtccaatacaaccaggctcggttctgaaactggaacgcttggatcggtggaagcgaagctcggttgttgatcgttggaagcgaagctcggttggtcagtggaagtgagaggaacaatctctttggaggtgacaccatctgctttatcctccggcaagatcttatataccgagatcgcctcatctgctgtatcctccggcaacaatctctgcaataaaagagaacaagttaaccctggacgacttaaataaaagttgggagaggatttgatactaacctctttgggcagaggagaaggctgtttcttttgaggagaaggctttttcgtttgaggagcaggctgtttcgtttgaggagcaggctgtttagtttgaggagcaggctgtttagtttgaggagcaggctgtttcgtttgaggagtaggctttgccttttgaggagtaggctttgccttttgaggagcaggctgtctggtgggaggagtaggatgattggtttgaagtgtaggctgatccttttgaggagtagtctgtttgttactaaccccggtttctggggcttgtggggtaggctgttttttactaaccccggtttctggggcttgaggggtagcctgattggtgacaccaaccttcttctccacagcttccaatctatcggagatcttcctaatctccctgatgcacttcttaaacccatctttcatcatgtcacctaagcccttgaacatattttctaactcctctctggtcacccaactagcctcttctctagcctcttctgtagcctcttctctagcctctgtaggagcctcttctctagcctctttaggagcctctttaggagcctctttacgagctttcttccgaggtctctgattgtcttcctccacctcctccacaaccatctctttggctcttttcgatggagtcacaaacttgggttttgtaccagtgacttcccagcaatccatggtccacttccacggtctccgatcatacatgactttaatgatgttctccgcgggcacgtcatcaacctcagagtcccattttggccacatttcactaatgtccttctcaacaaagttgatcacgcgggtctgcagtaaatagaagaagaatcgagttagatatttgaaacaaaatactaaatagacgacttaattataagtcgtcaactaagtcgtccagctggacgaccttccagacgacttattataagtcgtctactaagtcgtccagctggacgaccttccagacgacttataataagtcgtctactaagtcgtccagctggaagaccttccagacgacttataataagtcgtctactaagtcgtccagttggaagaccttccagacgacttataataagtcgtctactaagtcgtccagctggaagaccttccagacgacttataataagtcgtctactaagtcgtccagctggaagaccttccagacgacttataataagtcgtctactaagtcgtccagctggaagaccttccagacgacttaattaagtgaagatggaaaggtacctgactcaagatagcagctttcatgaatctgcggcctctgctgccgtcgtaagccagaatcggtggagacggactgtttgctctgggtagaccaatactagcacccaatcccggaatagctgtgtacgcccagacctgaagaacttgtataaagccatccacggtgtaacagccagtaatatctttgttccacaaagagtccatcagcaccttaaacgcgactctcccccatggataattctcaaacctttctaaatccatcactagccttgcgagagtagctcgtgtagcgcttgagaactttttcccttcaatgaatccagtgaagatggaaaggtacgcgagtcgcttgcgatcttccctggaccaatccccgcatctcttcagtgctgctattatctgatcagtacttggcccagcttcccgatgaactcccatcatctcccagaaagaaaccatctgtggggtaacttcacattctggtgtctcaaggtcctcgatgtagtcgcagtttagaccagtgatgttttcaaactctaacagtgaaaacctcgcaggttctggaccaacgagacaccacatctcgtacttcttcttaatgtccagctttaaaccgagcaagtggtgaaccagccttgaagcccaaccaaatccctgctccttgaacttgatgaaaactcccaatctcgactccttgagctcttcaaattcagcatcagtgagagcttccctaagagcagtatgcaacttcgtgttatccgtatgatacgaaatgctattgtggggttctggctcttcccctaatgtgtataacctacgggggagttctggaatatccatcctttttgtctgcaaaataatcaaagacaacaatagaagtcagaacacaagctaaatcaatcacgccttaattgttactccagacgacttagtagacgacttaaatataagtcgtctagaaagtcgtccaactggacgacttagttgacgacttatatttaagtcgtctggaaagtcttccaaatggacgtactaagtcgtccaggttgaagactttccagacgacttacttacaagtcttccagtagaaaaatttcaagcggacctgattagtcgcagaaggagttcgagtactcgtcattgtggttatagatctgaaaaaaacaaacgtgaaacggtgagaatgagtaaattgaaagagacaacgttttatgttcatcttttccacgagtttgatgacttaccggcgttagggtttatagagaaacggcgctacggtttacagagaagaagcggcggcgctagggtttagaagaagcggcggcgctagggtttagaagaaacggcggtgctagctagtgtttagagtaagcggcggtgagaacgttggtgagcacggtggcgagggcgacggtttgttcggaaatagtggaagcgggggcgctagggtttagaggaatcggcggcgctagggttagaagaagctgcggcgacaacggtgagaatgaagtgagatagatagccgacgttgagaacgatggttgttcggaaatagtgggaattcgaatcgcctttgatatcgccggtgagagagaactgttagggtttctgttcgcggaaaatgaaaaaaaaaaaaaaaaaatcaccttatatattgggtaaataatccggttagctttaaaagtacattggtaaactttaaggtttggtccggtttagacgacttattctggctgataatgtacatcagacgacctaatatttagtcgtctgggaacagaagactaaatattaagtcgtccaataccctaaaatgaacccctaaactaaaatgactaaattaacttactaaccacgttataaaatcaaattatacttcaatagtgtttactatacacagaaatgaacacgcctaggtaattttaaaaattttcaaaaacggttttaatgctttccaaaatctaaccctaagaacacatacaatactacaacatatgttgatgaaacataaactaaagaatatcatgactcactactttcactcatctgggctgaaaacaattgaaatttgttatatattaatttatatctcttaagacatatgttaattacataattccaatttttcacttatcaaaatattttttacaaaatttttaaattatgtttaagaataactgtccagacgacttaacttaaagtcgtctggacgacttattttcaagtcgtctgtttacatacgacttgcgaggggtagaaacgtaaaaaaaaatccgtttttttgtttgttcacaaggagatagttgtaatttcaatagccttttaggttacttttgcctttgacccaagttgggatactcttttgggtttgactccaagttttgagtcacaattgatAATTCTCCCATAAAAGTAAAACGTCTAAATCCTCTGTTTGATCAAATAGATGTTTACATAAGAAAATAAAGGTAGTCGCTAGCATAGTCGAGTTAATCAAATAAGTATGAATGGATCACCATTGTGTGGGATAAAGGAAATAGAAAGGTagatttattttactaatactTCTGCAAATTAGGAGAcaaatttattcatttttcaagtttttagCTTGaacaagttaaaattttatctttttaaatcaaatggtaaaaaattagaaagaatGCTATGTTctactaaatattaaaaatctaaaagtagttcaaataaacaaaaagaaaatcttttgaattgagaaaataaataaactaaagtaaattaaactattattattagAAAGTCCAAAGGCGACGTGCTATTTTGCTCCAAACAAAATTTAGGTTCACCCTCTTTGGTGAACTTTCAAATTCACTTCAAGTGTTAGCACCAATTAAAGTGTCATGTaagattagtaaaaaaaaacaatttttttttaaaaaaggaaaaaggtGAAAAAGACAtcgactaattttttttaatgccaTCCATGGTTTCTTCTTCATTATCCACACAGAATATTGAAATCTTTGTTTGTCAAATTGataaacccaaaacactaaatcctaaatcattggataaaccctaaacccttgggtaaatcttaaatatttgggtaaactctaaacctttagAATATCtctttatccaaaggtttagggtttacccaatggtttaagatttaatattttggatttagtgtttaatggtttagatttaggataTAATGTCATAGGATTGTAGACAtcaatttgacaaataaaacttttaatattctGTGTGGGTGATGAAGAAACTTTCTATTATTATGTGtgagtgatgaagaagaagtcatGGATAGCGTTAAAAAATTAGTCGACGTCTTTtcacttttttccttttttctgttttttattatAGTAAATTTGAGAGTTCATCCCAAAAGATGAATCCAAATCTTGTTCTTTTGCTCCAATAACTTCTGTATCATCGAGAAATAGTAAAAGTGTAGACGAATGTTTAGTTTCAccaatttatatttctttaaatGTATAATAATCACTTAACATCTCACGGAAGAAAAACTCGTCTTTGTAACATTTAAGTAATTGGACTCCCTCCCACTCAGTATTCTTTATTGCAAATACTACTTTTTGAAGCTTAG
It encodes:
- the LOC130511389 gene encoding uncharacterized protein LOC130511389 — translated: MVKETTHEESLVLNRSGSRGSSTGASDRDAPAPQTKQPAPQTKQPAPQTKKPSPQKKQPSPLPKERLLPEDTADEAISVYKILPEDKADGVTSKEIVPLTSTDQPSFASNDQQPSFASTDPSVPVSEPSLVVLDQTAPTASVRARSERTKKPAPTQISPYTAERRKLLRVGKYNPFPTLNRPKMKELADWLKTDPDYFTKEEDKPRTSPTWWYQKLRTSKAWLEDVHIDAWMNVLRQRYKENPQCFRSERMCFLDHNFTQSWREQYLVFKASSSDHNGLGKMLPSGAASLYDGSMPSFCQSNKKWGEDIDDIYAPLNLDNKHWVAIWISIPKRHIVVWDSIPSTTIPERWDEIMEPFLEMVPYLIVECGDQMHGLERYTYERLLKDVPTANNGYCGVYAAKYIECHALGVPFSPKDFARSNAKTMRDNMALVIWTELVDQHLKDNEDGGMFVGMYD